One Mya arenaria isolate MELC-2E11 chromosome 5, ASM2691426v1 genomic window carries:
- the LOC128234235 gene encoding uncharacterized protein LOC128234235: MKISKLQALKLLCLAIGCLAKFTTGSMFVFSVYQDVVKDTFNYTQQEVELFASMLNIGLGIGFLPGMFYDRFGPRLTSFVGLLVSVSAYLLLWSTTKAVRFYSKNSWLMAIYFLICGFGSVFTYMVALNTNIINFDKKYTGMIVGILNAFFSGSPSIYSIIYYNVFTHGDKTYTANQDFGGFMLMFAISFAVVDILCIICMNCYRDDDPEFVQFNNEQIVNDVSHGDRSESDSSNEMFCFKKRSSSTNSASTPSNPTVYPYADREMSLKEILLNADYQLILWMISFASVIGLVYANNITLISKSVHLNQHDGVLTIVIPITNAIISFSVGIVSDIFKHKIPRVWILILSFISFTLSQVLVILFANSYGILIVSLVLVGNGVAILWTIAPTIIKEMFYIGNLGRNWGACLLVMSLIGAGLQEAFGAMYDHMSSGEGDDLHCYGMKCITGGTALIVACGATSLVLSLVFIVKQRVRSRSLN; encoded by the exons ATGAAGATCAGCAAACTTCAGGCCTTGAAGCTCCTCTGCCTCGCGATCGGTTGCCTGGCCAAGTTCACCACCGGCTCTATGTTCGTTTTCAGTGTGTACCAGGATGTCGTGAAGGATACCTTCAACTATACACAGCAGGAGG TGGAATTGTTTGCCTCCATGCTAAACATAGGTCTAGGAATCGGATTTCTGCCCGGAATGTTCTACGATAG gtttGGCCCTCGGTTGACGTCATTCGTAGGACTGCTGGTATCTGTCTCTGCCTACCTACTCCTGTGGAGCACCACCAAAGCTGTGCGCTTTTACTCAAAGAATTCCTGGCTGATGGCGATCTACTTTCTAATTTGCG GTTTTGGCTCGGTGTTCACCTATATGGTTGCCCTCAACACGAATATCATCAACTTTGACAAGAAATACACGGGCATGATCGTCGGCATTTTGAACGCATTTTTTTCGGGGAGTCCTTCCATATACTCTATTATCTATTACAATGTATTCACGCATGGCGATAAGACTTATACCGCCAACCAAGATTTTGGTGGATTCATGCTCATGTTTGCAATAAGTTTCGCCGTAGTTGACATATTGTGTATCATTTGTATGAACTGCTACCGAGACGATGATCCGGAATTCGTGCAGTTTAACAATGAGCAAATTGTGAATGATGTTTCACATGGAGATAGATCAGAAAGTGACAGTTCCaatgaaatgttttgctttAAGAAAAGATCAAGTAGTACGAACTCAGCATCGACTCCCAGTAACCCGACGGTCTACCCTTACGCCGACAGAGAAATGTCACTGaaagaaatacttttaaatgcCGACTACCAGCTCATACTTTGGATGATCAGCTTCGCGTCAGTAATTGGACTGGTTTATGCTAACAATATTACCCTGATCAGCAAGTCTGTTCACTTAAACCAACACGACGGTGTGCTGACAATTGTTATCCCAATTACAAATGCTATCATCAGCTTTTCCGTTGGAATAGTCTCGgatattttcaaacacaaaataccCCGAGTTTGGATTTTGATTctatcttttatttcatttaccttGTCGCAAGTTCTAGTAATTCTTTTCGCAAATTCTTACGGAATATTAATTGTATCCCTTGTGCTTGTTGGCAATGGTGTGGCCATATTATGGACAATAGCACCGACAATCATCAAAGAGATGTTTTACATAGGTAATTTAGGCCGAAATTGGGGAGCCTGTCTGTTAGTAATGTCCCTGATCGGTGCTGGGCTACAGGAGGCGTTTGGTGCTATGTACGATCATATGTCTTCGGGGGAGGGGGACGACTTACACTGTTATGGGATGAAGTGTATTACGGGTGGAACTGCGTTGATCGTTGCATGCGGAGCGACATCTCTCGTTTTATCgttagttttcattgtaaaacaaCGGGTTAGGTCCAGAAGCTTAAATTAA
- the LOC128234236 gene encoding uncharacterized protein LOC128234236 → MCDRITALKFVGFAVGLAAKFVTGSIFVFNSYQDAIKYNFNYTQTEVELLSSMLNVGLGVGFIPGMFYDRFGPAMTSGAGLIVSVPVYLLMWSTVKYAEFYSKRVWLMAIYFLLAGFGSVFTYMVALNTNVINFSAKHTGKVVGFLNAFFAGSPSVFGTLFYRVFTHGDSTDPANQDFAGFMLFFAILFGIVNILCMFFLRIYVIKDIRDDVTIKYIKNSNGDVIDDITSVVNGQPSNGILVTEETTLKAENAEEGVPMTLMSTLRRLDFQIFSWMFAFASSVGLVYGNNITVTSKSVGLDYYNDRLVIIIPITNAIVSAFIGVISDMFKDRIPRQAIVTLACLTLIVAQALVITLADTLSVFVTATVLAGFGIGIIWSLCPTIMKEMFSVEHLGRNWGIALLIAALLAFASQEVFGTLYDIKIPEGDGNYCYGMACIRGGYGVFLGVAVLALLMGLTLLLMRRCWRKAA, encoded by the exons ATGTGTGACAGGATTACAGCATTGAAGTTTGTCGGGTTTGCAGTGGGTCTTGCCGCCAAATTTGTCACCGGatctatttttgtatttaattcttACCAAGATGCCATCAAGTATAATTTCAACTACACACAAACAGAAG TGGAGTTGCTGTCCTCCATGCTTAATGTGGGTCTGGGCGTTGGCTTCATCCCCGGGATGTTCTACGACCGTTTCGGGCCCGCTATGACCTCAGGGGCGGGGCTTATCGTCTCTGTGCCCGTGTACCTGTTAATGTGGAGCACCGTCAAGTACGCAGAGTTCTACAGCAAACGAGTTTGGCTGATGGCTATATACTTTCTTCTTGCAG GGTTTGGATCGGTGTTCACCTACATGGTCGCTCTGAATACAAACGTCATTAACTTCTCGGCTAAGCATACGGGCAAGGTCGTTGGCTTTCTAAACGCGTTCTTCGCCGGGAGTCCATCAGTCTTCGGTACCCTTTTCTATAGAGTGTTTACCCACGGGGACTCAACTGATCCAGCCAATCAGGATTTTGCAG GTTTCATGCTTTTCTTTGCAATTCTCTTCGGAATTGTGAATATTCTGTGCATGTTTTTTCTACGAATCTACGTCATTAAAGATATTAGAGATGACGTCACTATAAAGTATATTAAGAACTCAAATGGAGACGTCATCGATGACATCACTTCTGTTGTAAATGGACAACCTTCTAACGGCATTTTAGTCACTGAAGAAACAACGTTAAAGGCAGAAAACGCTGAGGAGGGGGTTCCAATGACGTTGATGTCGACTTTACGCCGCCtagattttcaaatattttcttggaTGTTTGCGTTCGCTTCAAGTGTTGGACTTGTCTATGGTAACAATATAACAGTGACATCCAAATCAGTTGGTCTAGACTACTACAATGACCGTCTTGTTATAATAATCCCGATTACCAACGCCATTGTAAGCGCTTTCATTGGAGTTATTTCAGACATGTTTAAGGACAGAATACCTCGACAAGCTATCGTGACCCTCGCGTGTCTTACATTAATTGTCGCGCAAGCTCTAGTTATAACATTAGCTGACACTCTAAGTGTATTCGTAACTGCAACAGTTTTGGCTGGGTTCGGCATCGGTATAATATGGAGCCTGTGTCCAACGATcatgaaagaaatgttttcgGTTGAACATCTGGGTAGAAACTGGGGAATAGCTTTACTTATTGCAGCACTACTCGCGTTTGCTTCACAGGAGGTCTTCGGGACTCTTTACGATATAAAGATACCCGAAGGGGATGGGAATTATTGCTACGGAATGGCTTGCATACGGGGAGGTTATGGGGTGTTTCTGGGGGTGGCGGTGCTCGCTCTATTAATGGGATTGACACTACTGCTGATGCGTCGATGTTGGAGAAAAGCGGCATAA